One stretch of Zingiber officinale cultivar Zhangliang chromosome 6B, Zo_v1.1, whole genome shotgun sequence DNA includes these proteins:
- the LOC121988362 gene encoding receptor-like protein EIX2, with the protein MSSTLMHRRRRYFFMLCWLTSHALCSTEAVKVVSEGCSPAERDALLLLKAGIRNSSALLSSWAAQADCCAWSGVVCRNRTGDVRVAELNLQNPNAEQTNEYDTALSGELLNPSLSSLTALRSLNLSYNDLGGAPIPAFVGSLRQLRVLDLRWCNFAGNLPPHLGNLTNLRYLDLKSNSFLQDRPRVDSSLDWLKGLSSLTYLDMSDVDLSAAAYNWVSTINSLPALRQLKLFLCNLDVPPSLDLELNLTSLTTLDLSLNRFHSTFPNWLWNLTGLLSLQLGYSGLQGQLPPEIGNLINLVNLDLSLNSLHGPLPTSIWKLKNLANLDLSFNFLGDSLPAGIMNLSSLSTLNLANCSLTGPIPTELGNLTTLKYLYLDLNSLSGRVPVEIGKLLDLAQLDLSANSLRGNISEFHISNLTKLKCLFLFDNPLLTVSIDYDWIPPFQLHVVDFSSCVSGGRFPGWLRWQHSIKSINLYNTGIEDTLPEWFWNSSSSTILAVDFSRNKISGALPTSLESLTQLYYLNLASNLLEGPIPHFPPSLSLLDLSFNLFSGPLPSTLFTPHLSYLILSHNHINGRIPSDVCYCMRLERFNLSNNQIFGEIPGCWPEGSLLSFVHLGNNMLSGEIPSSVGNLTRLEFLHLNDNNLSGRLPFSLQKCSQLLVVDLGDNKFSGNVPVWIGQSWLQLRALRLRSNMFDGDIAPQLGQLRDLQIVDLSNNTLSGPIPDSFGNFSALISTSARPLPPFFTMFVGNGDYEGIESMALVTKGDQLIFSTILYLVKTIDLSSNNLSGEIPKELGYLAGLHTLNLSRNYFRGEIPDDIGRMTSLETLDLSLNRLSGRIPQAMSELNYLNHLNLSYNNLSGEIPFGNQLQTLDDASIYISNPYLCGVLINKSCFNGNNINASSEEYGMASQMLSIYLSHALGFLIGLWSVFVLLLFQKDWRNSYFKMIDKGYAATKRKMRN; encoded by the coding sequence ATGAGCAGCACGCTGATGCACCGCCGCCGCCGCTACTTTTTCATGCTTTGCTGGCTCACGAGCCATGCCTTGTGTTCTACGGAAGCAGTAAAAGTGGTCTCCGAGGGGTGCTCACCGGCGGAGAGGGACGCCCTCTTGCTGCTGAAAGCTGGGATCCGCAACTCTTCCGCCCTCCTCTCTTCGTGGGCGGCCCAAGCAGACTGCTGCGCGTGGAGCGGCGTGGTGTGCCGCAACAGAACCGGCGACGTCCGTGTGGCGGAGCTCAACCTCCAGAACCCAAACGCAGAGCAAACCAACGAGTACGACACGGCTCTGAGTGGTGAGTTGCTGAACCCATCCCTGTCGTCCTTAACTGCTTTGCGAAGCTTGAATCTCAGTTACAACGACCTGGGCGGCGCTCCCATCCCGGCTTTCGTCGGCTCCCTCCGCCAACTGAGGGTCCTCGACCTGCGCTGGTGCAACTTCGCCGGAAACCTCCCTCCTCATCTCGGCAACCTGACAAACCTTCGCTACCTCGACCTGAAGTCGAATTCTTTTCTCCAGGACCGTCCCAGAGTCGACAGCAGCCTGGACTGGCTCAAGGGCCTTTCTTCTTTGACCTATCTCGACATGTCCGACGTGGACCTCAGCGCCGCCGCCTACAATTGGGTGTCGACGATCAACTCGCTGCCTGCCCTGCGACAACTCAAACTGTTCCTTTGCAACCTCGACGTCCCTCCTTCTCTCGACCTCGAACTCAACCTCACTTCTCTTACCACACTCGACCTCAGTCTCAACAGATTCCACTCCACTTTCCCGAACTGGCTGTGGAATCTCACCGGCCTCCTGTCTCTTCAGCTCGGTTATTCAGGGCTTCAAGGTCAACTGCCCCCTGAAATCGGCAACTTGATCAACCTCGTGAACCTTGACCTTTCTCTGAACTCGCTGCACGGCCCTCTACCTACCTCAATATGGAAACTGAAGAATCTAGCAAATCTCGACCTGAGCTTCAACTTTCTCGGAGATTCTTTGCCGGCGGGGATTATGAACCTATCGAGCTTATCGACACTGAACCTTGCTAATTGTTCGCTCACTGGTCCGATACCCACCGAGTTAGGCAATTTGACTACTCTAAAGTATCTCTACCTCGACCTTAATTCACTTTCCGGACGAGTACCGGTGGAGATCGGGAAGCTCCTCGATCTCGCTCAGCTAGACCTCTCTGCTAATTCCCTCCGAGGTAACATCTCTGAGTTCCACATCTCCAACCTGACCAAATTAAAGTGCCTGTTCCTGTTCGATAACCCCCTCCTAACCGTGTCGATAGACTACGACTGGATCCCTCCTTTTCAACTTCATGTCGTTGACTTTAGTTCATGTGTGTCGGGTGGTAGATTTCCCGGCTGGCTCCGTTGGCAACATTCCATCAAGAGTATCAATCTGTACAATACCGGCATCGAGGACACCCTGCCTGAATGGTTTTGGAACTCTTCTTCTTCCACTATTTTAGCCGTTGACTTCTCCCGCAACAAAATTAGTGGTGCTCTACCGACTTCCTTGGAGAGTTTGACCCAACTATATTACCTAAATCTCGCTTCGAATCTACTCGAAGGTCCAATTCCTCATTTTCCACCGAGCCTCTCTTTGTTAGActtatcttttaatttattttcaggGCCACTGCCATCTACTTTATTCACACCGCATTTATCTTACTTGATCCTCTCGCATAACCATATTAATGGAAGAATTCCCTCTGATGTGTGTTATTGTATGCGGCTGGAGCGCTTCAACTTATCGAACAACCAAATATTCGGAGAAATTCCTGGATGTTGGCCGGAGGGCTCACTCCTCAGCTTCGTGCATTTGGGAAACAATATGCTCTCTGGTGAAATTCCTAGCTCGGTTGGCAATTTGACTCGACTCGAGTTCTTGCACTTGAATGATAATAATCTAAGTGGGCGTCTTCCATTCTCATTGCAAAAGTGCAGTCAGTTATTAGTTGTGGATCTCGGCGATAACAAATTCTCTGGAAATGTTCCTGTGTGGATCGGGCAAAGTTGGCTGCAATTGCGTGCTCTTCGATTACGCTCAAATATGTTTGATGGTGATATTGCTCCACAACTCGGGCAACTAAGGGATCTTCAAATTGTTGACCTCTCAAACAATACATTGTCGGGGCCGATACCGGATTCTTTTGGCAATTTCAGTGCATTGATTTCGACATCGGCAAGACCACTCCCTCCATTTTTCACAATGTTTGTCGGAAACGGAGATTATGAGGGAATTGAAAGCATGGCTTTGGTTACGAAAGGAGATCAACTTATATTTTCTACTATTCTTTATCTTGTGAAGACTATAGATCTTTCAAGCAATAATTTATCGGGTGAGATCCCTAAAGAATTAGGATATCTTGCTGGGCTTCATACTTTAAATTTATCGAGAAACTACTTTAGAGGCGAGATTCCAGATGACATTGGAAGAATGACTTCATTGGAGACTCTAGATTTGTCACTTAATCGTCTTTCTGGACGTATTCCTCAAGCTATGTCGGAATTGAATTATCTAAACCACTTAAACTTGTCATATAACAACTTGTCAGGAGAAATTCCCTTCGGAAATCAGCTTCAAACGTTAGATGATGCATCCATTTATATCAGCAATCCTTATCTTTGTGGAGTCTTAATAAACAAGAGTTGCTTCAATGGAAACAATATCAATGCGTCAAGTGAAGAATATGGAATGGCCTCTCAAATGCTATCGATCTACTTGAGCCATGCACTTGGATTTTTGATTGGATTGTGGAGTGTGTTTGTCCTTTTGCTATTCCAGAAAGATTGGAGAAACTCTTACTTTAAAATGATCGATAAAGGTTATGCGGCGACCAAGAGAAAAATGAGGAATTAG